The genomic stretch TCTGTATATATTATCAAACGAACAAGCTGTTTTATCACTACAAACAGTAAGAGTATGGAATCGAATTTTAACACGTCAGTTCAGCCAGCAGCAGAGCTGTAGTCGTGTTTGCATACTAGTACCCCATCGAACTAATCGATTCAAACTCACTAGCAGCACTAGCAGGCAAATAAAAACACTAACAACTGCGGCGATCACCGCCGAGTTCAGTTGCCGCTTCAGAAGAGTCAATGGATACGATagaatgagattttttattcctACCAAAAACATGATACTGTAAAAATCGTTCATCGCGATGGTTTGGTGATTATTAATCGTACGTATTTGTGAAGTGTAGAGGCggtttaataaaaattttaacttGAAAATGTATCTCAAATAAAATTTATAGATTTGCTAGAATTGCTGCTCTTATCAGTCTTGTATTGTGCTTTTAGCTGATAGTAACACCAAATAGCAGCGCAAAAGCTACGTGTTTAAACTTTATTCATACTGGCGATGGGCTGATAACACTACATCTTATGGGAAATATACACTGTTATGTTTGTGGggggtgaaaattttcaaaagacaATAAGAGCGATTGTGAATAATAAGACTATTTAAACAAGCTGAAACACAGGTTTCGAATATTATAAGtgtaatatttaaatttttccatTGCAGAGTACTGAAGAACAGAAACTGATCTACTCCGGTCAACTGTTAGGGGATAGTGTTATACTCAAAGATGTTCTACGCCAGTACGACGGTCAACAAGCTTACACAGTACACTTAGTGTTTCCACCGAAAAATAACCGCTATCACAAGGATCCTGCAGGCAGTAGTAACAGTAGCAGTAGTTCCAAAACTATGGCACCGAAAGTAAAATCAGAAACCGCTAACGTGCAAGCTTCGACCGGTGCTTCTAGATCCAACGCCGAGACATCACGAACGATGGATACAGCAtcaggtggagttgcaattcaaACGGATGGTATACGACACCGTGGGGTAGCGACCGGAAATAGCACTAGCTCTACCACCAGCGACAGAGCTACGACCTTTCCTGCAAATCATATTTCAACGGCCACGGCCGATTACATTATGGGACAGCAGTTGGCAATGCAGAATTGGATGCAGCAAACCTACATGCAATATCTCAACCAGTACATGAATGCGTAAGTACTGATAGAATGATAAGATACTTTTTTCGAGTACTGTTTTACCATGCTCACCGAGAAAAGGTTATAATTTCGCCTGAAATATGAACATTTTCATTGACAAAACTGAGCGAGTGTGTGTTTGCAAAAATAAGAGAAAGAGAGATCTTGAATTTTTATTTACCTTTTCGATTTTTGTTCATAAATGCCAAAAGTTTGATGATTACTCAATGTTTGGTGCTTCACTTCAGAATATGgatttgcatgaaaaaaaaaaaaaaaaaaaaaaatataatatatatatatatatatatatatatatatatatatatatatatatatatatatatatatatatatatatatatatatatatatatatatatatatatatatatatatatatatatatatatatatatatataattgtgTTCGTTCAAACAGAATGAAATCGCAGACACTCACCCTTTTTCTTTCTCCATAGGATATCTACTGCACACAATGAACAACAAGCTCGGCATCCAGATAGCCATCATCTTCCTGTGCCCACTGTTCCACAGCTTAATCCGCAACAGATTCCCACAATGCCAATAACAGCAGCTAACGCAAACCCCATCCTAGCCCAAACTACACCAAATCTGTCTTACTACCCGTACCTTTCAACCCTGAATTCATCACAATTACCTTCGGCAAGCAGCATTCCAGCTCCCATTACATCCAGCGGAACAATATTGAACAATCAACCACATCCCACTAACATTTCCACGGCTGTGCCAGCTAGTTCTTCAAATGCAGCATCCGTTATGCTTCCGAAAGGACCTAGTTCATCAGTTGTACCACAAGCCGAAGCGACCGCTGGACCAAGCCGAGGTGTTACCGCCAGTACAACACCCACTATGCCGCCGGGAACGACAACATCTGACGGTGCCACCGATGCAGCCGTAGATACAGCCGACGCCGGAAACGCAGCACCGGGTACAGCTGCAGACGCACCAGCAGCACCTGCACCAGCGAGAAGATTTCCCAATATAGTGGTCGAGGAGCAGGAAAATCGTGACTGGCtagatatttttttcagcatGTGTCGAGTGGGAATCCTTATGACCGTGGTATACATGTATTCATCGCCTATCCGGTGCATGACGGTGTTTGTCATCGGAACATCACTCTATTTGTAAGTATAATTTCGGAAGTTAGGAAGAAACTAAACTAAGTACGATGGTTTGTTTTGTTTAAATATTAGCACTAGCTTCAAAACTCCAATTTGGCCCCTGTGTTAGCATCACGGTTATTTCATTCGGTTATCACTTGTTTGAAACAATTTAACTAACCGAATTAGCCCAAATTCCACTATCTAGCTTGGGTATAAATAATATTACCATGAATCATAATTCCATATTTTTCTGTTGCAACTATTAAAAATTACTAAAGTAACTGATCCTGCAAAAATATGCCTGTCTAGGAATTATACTTAGAGtctaaatttaaaaacaaaaataataaaattacctgGAAATTACACAGAAGTCGTTGAAGAGGCCTGCACGGTTTAGCTATAATAATGATGGAATATTAAAAGTTTCATTTACGAAATGCTCAAATCTCGCTTGTAACCTAGAAAGATATCGAAGTTCCACATCATGAAACCACTTCTAACAACTTTTTGCACTCTTCTGTTTTTGATATGCAGGTATCAAATTGGTTTCTTTCGCAACAACAATGCCGATCGTTTGGAACGAGCCAGACGGATTGTCGTTCAACAGCTCAACAATGCACATGGCATACGACCAAATGCAGTTGCTCGCGCTCGTCTTGCAACTCCGGCTCCAGCACCGGAAGCAGATGCTAATGGAGCTACTGACGACAACCCACAAGTGGAAAACAATACCACTTCGGAAAATCCGAAA from Wyeomyia smithii strain HCP4-BCI-WySm-NY-G18 chromosome 3, ASM2978416v1, whole genome shotgun sequence encodes the following:
- the LOC129727875 gene encoding homocysteine-responsive endoplasmic reticulum-resident ubiquitin-like domain member 2 protein isoform X1; its protein translation is MDITLIVKASNQQFEDQTIKCEPSWSIRRLKGHLTEVHPGKPSTEEQKLIYSGQLLGDSVILKDVLRQYDGQQAYTVHLVFPPKNNRYHKDPAGSSNSSSSSKTMAPKVKSETANVQASTGASRSNAETSRTMDTASGGVAIQTDGIRHRGVATGNSTSSTTSDRATTFPANHISTATADYIMGQQLAMQNWMQQTYMQYLNQYMNAISTAHNEQQARHPDSHHLPVPTVPQLNPQQIPTMPITAANANPILAQTTPNLSYYPYLSTLNSSQLPSASSIPAPITSSGTILNNQPHPTNISTAVPASSSNAASVMLPKGPSSSVVPQAEATAGPSRGVTASTTPTMPPGTTTSDGATDAAVDTADAGNAAPGTAADAPAAPAPARRFPNIVVEEQENRDWLDIFFSMCRVGILMTVVYMYSSPIRCMTVFVIGTSLYLYQIGFFRNNNADRLERARRIVVQQLNNAHGIRPNAVARARLATPAPAPEADANGATDDNPQVENNTTSENPKDGADSPKAEQDMTTESTTATESDKKSTSPTPEPLEEDTMASTEPGTLEVDDLTSTVMPEANRVNLNDVAAFLRTLVLSFFTSIIPDTPAA
- the LOC129727875 gene encoding uncharacterized protein LOC129727875 isoform X2, whose amino-acid sequence is MAPKVKSETANVQASTGASRSNAETSRTMDTASGGVAIQTDGIRHRGVATGNSTSSTTSDRATTFPANHISTATADYIMGQQLAMQNWMQQTYMQYLNQYMNAISTAHNEQQARHPDSHHLPVPTVPQLNPQQIPTMPITAANANPILAQTTPNLSYYPYLSTLNSSQLPSASSIPAPITSSGTILNNQPHPTNISTAVPASSSNAASVMLPKGPSSSVVPQAEATAGPSRGVTASTTPTMPPGTTTSDGATDAAVDTADAGNAAPGTAADAPAAPAPARRFPNIVVEEQENRDWLDIFFSMCRVGILMTVVYMYSSPIRCMTVFVIGTSLYLYQIGFFRNNNADRLERARRIVVQQLNNAHGIRPNAVARARLATPAPAPEADANGATDDNPQVENNTTSENPKDGADSPKAEQDMTTESTTATESDKKSTSPTPEPLEEDTMASTEPGTLEVDDLTSTVMPEANRVNLNDVAAFLRTLVLSFFTSIIPDTPAA